A window of the Candidatus Paceibacterota bacterium genome harbors these coding sequences:
- a CDS encoding DNA helicase UvrD, translating into MNQMKIILLRLGIIPSIYEQTKEVFNKKYAHLYKKENRIIKAQHSSFIFRQLSFFEDLFGLLKTLEFKKFNYKLERRHCWIDKKNIYLPVLDIKVKKYKGKVYNLEVEGDNSYLSEFAAVHNCMTPWFAIFGSKSGFDSIEECFEDLSKYIYAMETGLSASPDMLWRMPDGRKTALISNSDAHSPRKIGREANVFDTELSYQSIVEAIKTKDPKKFLYTIEFFPEEGKYHFDGHRNCEVRLSPTETKKYNGICPVCGKPLTVGVLNRVDALSDKKEGFEPENAIPFKSLVPLVEIVADTLGMTVASKQVEKTYQSLIEEFGSEFEILLNTSPERLKSAALPEIAEGILRVREGRVNKEPGYDGVFGKIRIFDQGESKKLLKQKTLF; encoded by the coding sequence ATGAATCAAATGAAGATTATTCTGCTTCGACTAGGAATTATTCCTTCTATTTATGAACAAACCAAAGAAGTATTTAATAAAAAATATGCTCATTTATATAAAAAGGAAAATAGGATTATTAAAGCCCAACATTCTTCATTTATATTTAGGCAATTATCATTTTTTGAAGATTTGTTTGGATTGCTAAAAACTCTTGAATTCAAAAAATTCAATTATAAATTAGAACGAAGGCATTGCTGGATAGACAAGAAAAATATTTATTTACCAGTATTAGACATTAAAGTTAAAAAGTATAAAGGTAAAGTTTATAATTTAGAAGTTGAAGGAGACAATTCTTATCTTAGTGAGTTTGCTGCGGTTCATAATTGCATGACCCCATGGTTCGCCATTTTCGGTTCAAAATCAGGATTTGATTCAATTGAAGAATGTTTTGAAGATTTATCAAAATACATTTATGCAATGGAAACAGGTTTGAGCGCTTCTCCAGACATGCTTTGGCGTATGCCAGACGGCCGAAAAACAGCCCTTATCTCAAACAGCGATGCGCATAGTCCAAGGAAGATAGGCAGGGAAGCCAATGTTTTTGATACAGAGTTAAGCTATCAATCAATTGTCGAAGCGATTAAAACCAAAGATCCAAAGAAGTTTTTATACACTATTGAGTTTTTTCCGGAAGAAGGCAAATATCATTTTGACGGACACCGGAACTGCGAGGTCAGATTATCTCCCACAGAAACCAAAAAATACAACGGTATCTGTCCGGTTTGCGGCAAGCCGTTAACCGTCGGAGTTTTAAACAGGGTTGATGCGTTGTCTGATAAAAAAGAAGGATTTGAGCCGGAAAATGCAATACCTTTTAAAAGTTTAGTTCCCCTAGTAGAAATTGTTGCTGATACCTTGGGTATGACCGTAGCTAGCAAACAAGTAGAAAAAACATACCAAAGCCTGATTGAGGAATTCGGCTCTGAATTTGAGATTCTTCTCAATACTTCGCCAGAAAGGCTGAAATCAGCTGCTTTGCCTGAGATTGCAGAAGGAATATTAAGAGTAAGAGAGGGGAGGGTAAACAAAGAGCCAGGATATGACGGAGTTTTCGGCAAGATCAGGATTTTTGATCAGGGTGAAAGCAAGAAATTATTGAAGCAAAAAACATTATTCTAA